A window of the Lactuca sativa cultivar Salinas chromosome 7, Lsat_Salinas_v11, whole genome shotgun sequence genome harbors these coding sequences:
- the LOC111911037 gene encoding uncharacterized protein LOC111911037, with protein MASDSKQSKYLTVYIHYNGLFARKPLVYLNVVVVSICDVDFGAMDFKDFNLFIAKLIEGSCDNVYYCTTNEPLAEGIRRIRNDADYFEFIETGYSDEVGLRMNVYIDHENEPVLDWDDMEVMEDDEGHYSEEDLDDDKDSQLSDDVPYEHEADDYIPSLDKTIGDEFLHRVSGMCKHIDDEAETDEVETKNGDDKPVYPIHNENHKWDKMVPILGMRFSNPMELKNCLTNYAVKNGYNLYFEKNDSQRLLVRCCKENKNPSCPFRLWASWMSSERSFQIKSLVDEHNCSRVFKLGSIVTYKWIGMHFKNQLVKNPKMSIRKMKAKVSTKFNLIVSVTQCRNARRYALDEIEGSLIEHYGKVWSYGEEITRTNPGSTVKIDVNVMPDSTTYFSKMYVCFKGVKDGWIAACRRVIGVDGCFLKGICRGQLLAAMGRDANNHIFPIAWAVVEVENKETWKWFLDLLLDDIEMGIGHGLTLISDQHKGLIEAVKERVPAAEHRQCARHIYANFKKRFKGEQYRKLFWAAAASTTQPKFEAEMNSIKKIDPLAYEHLMERDPKSWCRAFFEVDRACDAYENGISESFNSVIDLARKRPLITMLEEIRIYAMERMYKMLQEGQSWGNLKICPSIRLKISKLKKQQRYNITSIILILYVSYIRLIELLIFLGRL; from the exons ATGGCCTCTGATTCCAAACAAAGTAAGTATTTAACAGTTTATATACATTATAATGGTTTATTCGCACGAAAACCATTAGTGTACTTGAACGTTGTTGTTGTTTCAATCTGTGATGTCGATTTTGGTGCAATGGATTTCAAAGACTTTAACTTGTTCATTGCAAAGTTGATTGAAGGCAGTTGTGATAATGTATATTATTGCACTACAAATGAACCATTGGCAGAGGGTATTAGGAGAATTAGGAATGATGCTGACTACTTTGAGTTTATTGAAACGGGTTATAGTGATGAAGTCGGTCTAAGAATGAATGTGTATATAGACCACGAAAATGAACCTGTACTTGATTGGGATGATATGGAAGTAATGGAAGATGATGAAGGGCATTATTCTGAGGAAGACCTGGATGATGATAAAGATTCACAACTTTCTGATGATGTTCCATATGAGCATGAAGCAGATGATTACATTCCTTCTCTTGACAAGACTATTGGTGATGAATTCTTACATCGGGTGTCAGGTATGTGTAAGCATATAGATGATGAGGCTGAAACTGATGAGGTTGAAACCAAGAATGGAGATGACAAACCAGTGTACCCTATCCATAATGAGAACCATAAATGGGACAAAATGGTGCCAATTCTAGGTATGAGATTCTCTAACCCCATGgaattgaaaaattgtttgactAACTATGCAGTGAAGAATGGGTACAACCTTTATTTTGAGAAAAATGATAGTCAGAGGTTATTAGTGAGATGTTGTAAAGAGAACAAGAACCCCTCTTGTCCTTTTAGACTGTGGGCTTCCTGGATGAGCAGTGAAAGGTCTTTCCAAATTAAGTCATTAGTTGATGAACATAACTGTTCAAGAGTCTTCAAACTTGGTTCCATTGTAACATATAAATGGATTGGAATGCATTTTAAGAATCAACTTGTGAAGAACCCTAAAATGAGCATAAGGAAAATGAAGGCCAAAGTGAGTACAAAGTTTAACTTGATTGTTAGTGTCACTCAATGTAGAAATGCTAGGAGATATGCTTTGGATGAGATAGAGGGTAGTTTGATAGAACATTATGGTAAAGTATGGAGTTATGGAGAAGAAATAACGAGGACAAATCCTGGTTCAACAGTAAAGATAGATGTGAATGTCATGCCTGATTCCACAACCTacttttctaaaatgtatgtttgtTTTAAGGGTGTGAAGGATGGTTGGATTGCAGCATGTAGGAGGGTAATAGGGGTAGATGGTTGTTTTTTAAAGGGTATATGTAGAGGCCAACTGTTAGCAGCTATGGGTAGGGATGCAAACAACCACATCTTCCCTATTGCATGGGCTGTGGTGGAAGTTGAAAATAAGGAAACTTGGAAGTGGTTTCTTGACCTCCTTCTGGATGACATTGAAATGGGAATTGGTCATGGATTGACCCTCATATCAGACCAACACAAG GGATTAATAGAGGCTGTCAAAGAAAGGGTTCCAGCAGCAGAGCATAGACAATGTGCTAGGCACATCTATGCTAACTTCAAGAAAAGATTCAAAGGTGAACAATATAGGAAGTTGTTTTGGGCAGCAGCTGCTAGTACTACTCAACCAAAATTTGAGGCAGAAATGAATTCCATAAAAAAAATTGACCCTTTGGCTTATGAACACCTCATGGAAAGGGACCCTAAAAGTTGGTGCAGGGCATTCTTTGAAGTGGACAGGGCTTGTGATGCTTATGAGAATGGCATATCAGAAAGTTTCAACTCTGTTATTGATCTTGCTAGGAAAAGGCCACTCATCACCATGTTGGAAGAGATAAGGATTTATGCAATGGAGAGGATGTATAAAATGTTGCAAGAGGGACAAAGTTGGGGGAATTTAAAAATATGTCCATCTATAAGGTTGAAGATATCAAAGCTAAAGAAACAACAAAGGTATAATATAActtctattatattaatattatatgtctCATATATAAGATTAATAGAACTTCTTATTTTTTTGGGCAGACTTTGA
- the LOC111911033 gene encoding 60S ribosomal protein L3-2: MSHRKFEHPRHGSLGFLPRKRAARHRGKVKAFPKDNPAQPCKLTAFLGYKAGMTHIVRDVEKPGSKLHKKETCEAVTIIETPPMVVVGVVGYVKIPRGLRTLNTVWAQHLSEDIKRRFYKNWCKSKKKAFTNYSKKYETETGKKDIQSQLEKMKKYCNVIRVLAHTQIRKMKGLKQKKAHLMEVQVNGGDVAQKVDFAYGFFEKQIPIDAVFQKDEMIDIIGVTKGKGYEGVVTRWGVTRLPRKTHRGLRKVACIGAWHPARVSFTVARAGQNGYHHRTEMNKKIYKLGKAGQESHSAITEYDRTEKEITPMGGFPHYGVVKDDFLMIKGCCVGPKKRVVTLRQSLLKQTSRLAMEEIKLKFVDTSSKFGHGRFQTLDEKAKFYGRLKA; encoded by the exons ATGTCTCATCGTAAGTTTGAGCatccaagacatggttctttggGATTTCTTCCCAGGAAAAGGGCTGCTCGTCACAGAGGAAAAG TGAAGGCATTCCCCAAAGACAATCCTGCACAACCTTGTAAACTTACTGCTTTTCTTGGATACAAAGCTGGAATGACACATATTGTTAGAGATGTTGAAAAGCCTGGATCAA AACTCCACAAAAAAGAGACATGTGAGGCAGTGACAATCATCGAAACACCCCCAATGGTGGTTGTTGGGGTGGTGGGGTATGTCAAGATCCCACGTGGGCTCCGCACCTTGAACACAGTGTGGGCCCAACATCTGAGTGAAGACATCAAGAGAAGATTCTACAAAAACTGGTGCAAATCAAAAAAGAAAGCTTTCACAAATTACTCAAAGAAATACGAAACTGAAACAGGAAAGAAAGACATTCAATCACAGCTGGAGAAGATGAAAAAGTACTGCAATGTCATCCGTGTTCTCGCCCACACACAA ATTCGTAAGATGAAAGGTCTGAAACAGAAAAAGGCTCACCTAATGGAAGTCCAAGTCAATGGTGGTGACGTGGCACAAAAAGTTGACTTTGCATACGGTTTTTTTGAGAAACAAATTCCAATTGATGCTGTGTTTCAAAAAGATGAAATGATTGATATTATTGGCGTGACAAAAGGGAAAGGGTATGAAGGCGTTGTGACCCGTTGGGGCGTGACCCGTTTACCCAGGAAGACCCACCGTGGGCTCCGTAAGGTTGCGTGTATCGGAGCGTGGCACCCCGCTAGGGTTTCCTTCACTGTTGCAAGAGCTGGACAGAATGGGTATCATCACAGAACTGAAATGAATAAGAAGATTTATAAACTTGGGAAAGCTGGACAGGAATCGCACTCTGCAATCACTGAATACGACag GACTGAGAAGGAGATAACGCCGATGGGTGGGTTTCCGCATTATGGGGTGGTGAAGGATGATTTTTTGATGATAAAGGGATGTTGTGTGGGGCCCAAGAAGAGGGTGGTGACGTTAAGACAGTCTTTGTTGAAACAGACATCGAGGCTTGCTATGGAGGAAATTAAGCTTAAGTTTGTTGACACGTCATCCAAGTTTGGGCATGGACGTTTTCAGACTCTTGATGAGAAGGCCAAGTTCTATGGAAGACTCAAAGCCtag